CTATCGCGACACCCTGAGATTACTGCATTCTTTGCGTTAAGCACTCCCAATGCACTCGGGGCGCTGAGAGCCTCAGCCGGTCTGGGACGGAGTGTTCCCGATGACCTATCAATCATGACCTTCGACGACTCACCTTTTGCTGATTTTATGCGGATCCCGTTGTCAACGGTTTGCCAAGACGTTCAAAAGCTGGGTGAGCAAGCGGCATCGATCGTCGTATCCGCATTGCGTGATGGGAAGATGCCACCGCCTACACTTCAACAATTTCAAGTAACTGTTGTTCAGCGTTCCTCCATTGAAAGTGCCCGATTATGAGACGAATGGTTTTTTCGACAATTATCACGCCTTCCGCGATCCTAATAGGAGCGATACTGGCAATCACTGTTCGCGCCGACGATTCGCTCCAGCGTCCTGTGCCGTTCATCTTCGATACCGATATCGGAAACGACTGCGACGATGTCCTGGCGATGGGGGTGATCCATGCGTTGCAGTCACGCGGCGAGTGCAAGCTACTCGCCGTGACGACGACAAAGGACCATGAGCTGGCGGCTCCTTTCGTTGACGCCATCAATACTTTTTATGGACGCGGCGACATTCCAATTGGTGTCTGCCGCAGCGGAGTGACACCTGGCGCAGGTCGGTTCAATATTCTCGCCGCCGAACGTGATGACAATGACTTCCGCTATCCGCACGACTTGGTTTCTGGCCAAGAGGCACCCGCTGCTGTCGCCGTGCTGCGCAAAGCGTTGGCTTCCCAACAGGACGGTTCGGTGGTGATTGCGCAGGTGGGTTTCTCAACCAATCTGGCAAACCTGCTCGCATCATCTCCTGACGAACACAGCGACCTCGATGGGAAATCATTAGTCAAGAAAAAGGTGCGGCTGCTATCGATCATGGCGGGAGCGTTTACCACCGACCACCGGGAATACAATATCGTGAAAGATATTCCCGCCGCAAAGATAATTGCTTCGCAGTGGCCTACGCCGATTCTGTGGAGCGGATACGAGGTTGGGCTGGCCCTGCCATACCCGCACGCCAGCATCGAGCTGGATTACGCCTACGCGCCGCATCATCCGCTCGCCGAAGCATACGTTCTGTACAATCCGCCGCCACATGATCGCCCAACATGGGATTTGACATCGGTGCTGCAGGCAGTTCGGCCCGACCATGGCTATTTCGATTTGTCCGCTCCAGGCCGAGTCTCAGTGGCTGACGATGGCCGGACTACCTTTTCCGAAGAGGACAATGGACGCGACCGATACTTGATCATCGGCGACCACCAAAAATCTCGCGCCATCGAGGCGTTGGTTCAATTGTCAAGTCAGCCTCCAACGCAACAATGACCGTACGAACGCCCAAGTTAGTCGTCCTTGGTTCTATCAACATGGACTTGGTCGTCCGCTGCACCGCGATTCCCACCCCGGGGCAAACCGTCATGGCGAGTTCGTCGAACGAGTTTTGCGGTGGCAAAGGGGCCAATCAAGCAGTCGCGGCATCGATGGTCAATGCGCAGGTCGATATGATCGGCTGCGTTGGCAGCGACGCTTTTGCGGACCGGCTGATTGAAAACCTGCGTCAGCACCGCGTCGGTACTGAACACATTGAACGATCTGGTGAAGCCTCAAGCGGCTTGGCAGTGATTGCTGTCGATGATCGCGGTCAAAACTCGATTATGGTCGTGGCCGGTGCCAATGCTTGCATCACCCGCGATCAAGTTGAGAATGCACGCGCGCTGATTGCTAGTAGTGATGTGTTATTAGTACAGCTGGAAATTCCTATTGAGGCGGTACTCACAGGAATCCAGATCGCCAAGGAAGAGGGCGTTCGCGTGATTCTCGACCCCGCTCCTGCACTGACACATTGTCCTGCGGAGTTGTTTCAGGTCGACTTGATCTGCCCCAATGAGTCCGAGGCCGCTGCGATGGTAGGTCACGCCGTCGATACTTACGAAACCGCGATCTCAGCAGCTCACACGCTGCAATCGAGAGGAGCGTTGCATGTTGCGGTGACAATGGGTGACAAAGGGACGATATTGCTCACCGGAAGCGATCACCATGTCGTTCCCGCTTTCGACATCAATGCAGTGGACTCGACCGCAGCTGGCGACGCATTCGCGGGCGCTCTAGCGGTCCACTGGTCTGAGCACGGTTGTCTCGTTGACGCCGTACGATTTGCCAATGCAGCTGGCGCCCTCGCGGCCTCCCGCCGCGGTGCTCAATCGAGTATGGCGTCCTACCACGAAATTGAAACGCTTTGGAGAACGAAGAAATGAGAGCTGGTCTTTTGATATTGGTACTGCTATGTGGTTGCAGTGCTCGGGATACCGATCGAGATGCCTCCGGTCACGCGGGTGCAGGTGCTGGAAACAATAAGCCTCGCGTCGCCCTGATTATGAAATCGTTGGCGAATGAGTTTTTCTCAACCATGGCTGATGGCGCGACCACCCACCAACGTGAACACGCCGAACAGTATGACCTTGTCGTCAATGGCATCAAGGACGAACGTGACTTGAGTCGCCAGGTGGAGTTGGTACAAGAGATGGTCGCAAGTGGAGTGAATGCAATCGTGATCGCGCCAGCGGATTCGAAGGCACTGATTCCAGCACTCCGACGCGCAATGGCCGCCGGAATCGTGGTCATCAACATTGATAATAAGCTGGATGAGAAGATGCTTAAGAGCGAGGGGCTGAGTATCCCTTTCGTCGGACCAGATAATCGAGCGGGCGCCCAAGCAGTCGGCGACTATTTGGCTGGAAAGTTAACACCCGGGGACGCGGTCTGCATTTTGGAAGGACTGCAAACCTCCGAAAACGGTCAGCAGCGTAAGGCGGGGTTCGAAACCGCGATGAACGAAGCGGGCATGAAGATTGTCGATAGCCAGTCCGCAGAGTGGGAGATGAGCAAAGCGAACACGATCGCCTCATCCATGTTGAGTGAGCACCCTGAAATCAAAGCAATCCTCGCTGCCAACGATAGCATGGCAATGGGAGCGATCGCGGCTACCAAGAGTGTCGGTCGGGCAGGTGACGTGTTGATCGTCGGCTTCGATAACATCGCGGCTGTCCAAGAGGCGATCCGTGGTGGGAAGATACTGGCGACGGCAGACCAACACGGTGATCAGCTGGCTGTCTTTGGCATCGAAGCGGCACTGAACTCACTGTCCGATGCTGAGACCGAGCTGAAGAATGTTGAGACACCCGTTGACTTAGTGACAGCAGAGTCGCTCGCGAATGATTCCGCGTCCGAGGAGCTCTAACGGGGCACACGACTTCCGTAACTGGCCAATCGACATAAGCGAACTGTTCACTTTGGACAGAGGCTACTAGCACCTGCCCTCTAGAATTTGGCCCCTAAAATCTGGTCCCTTGGTAACACTGGGCTGAAGGAACACTCAGCAACCGAATATATGGATCCACCACCACCTCTGCTCGTTGTCGATCGGCTCATCAAACGGTATGGGGCCGTGACGGTATTGGACGACGTGCACCTTGGAATCGCCGCTGGTGAAATTCACGCGCTGCTGGGAGCCAATGGTGCTGGAAAGAGCACGCTCTGTAAAATTATCTCCGGGCTAACTGCAGCATCCGGCGGGGCGATGCAGTTCGATGGCCTGGAGTATGTTCCCCGGGACAAGCAGGCCGCCGAAACGCGTGGAATCCAAATTGTACAGCAGGAATTGAACCTGATTGGATCGTTATCGGTTGCCGAGAATTTACTGCTGACCAGAATGCCGATCCGCTATGGATTCATCAATCGCCGTTCATTACATCACCAGGCTCGCGTGGCGTTAGACCGTCTCGGTCTGTCGGACATTGATACTCATGCCAAGGTTGACTCGCTAGGAGTTGGCCACCAACAGATGGTGGAAATTGCTGCGGCTCTGGATCAACAGTGCCGATTGTTGATTCTCGACGAGCCAACCGCTGCACTTAGCGGTCGAGAGACAGATCGATTGTTTGAGCACCTCCACAAACTCAGGGACCGAGGTGTCGCCGTTATCTACATCAGCCATCGATTGCAGGAGGTTTCGCGGCTTGCCGATCGCGTCACATTCCTACGAGATGGCAAGGTGGTCTGCACCCGTCACACGTCGACGCTCAGCACTCCGGAAATGGTCGAATTGATGAGTGGCGATGATAGCGTCTCTCATCTGAGCAACTTCCGTTCTTACGCGACCGAGCGCACTGCGCTGCGGGTCGTTGACTTAATCCGCGACAACGTCGTCAAGAAAGTTAGCTTCTCCGTTCACGATGGCGAGCGATTGGGGATTGCTGGGCTGGTCGGTTCGGGTAGAACCGAGCTGTTGAGAGCAATTTTTGGTGCCGATCCTTGCACCTCCGGCGAAGTTTATTTACGAGATCAAACTCAGCCCTGTCAGTTCCGGCATCCCGCCGACGCGGTGAGGGCAGGCATCGCGATGGTCACCGAGGATCGCAAGCAAAACGGCCTCCTCTTGCCTCAAGCCATTCGGGTCAATGCTTCTCTCGTTGTCCACGGGCAATCTGAGCGCTGCGGTGGTAGCTGCATGATGGAGGCCCCCGCGGGCCAGGCAATGACTGATCGGGATGTCGTCAGGCCGCATTCCCTACGGAGAAGGCTCAGTCGTTTTGGATGGATTTGCAAGGCCCGTGAGCAGACCGCCGCAAAGCAGACCGTGGAGCAGTTGGAAATCCGATGTGCATCCATCGAGCAATCGGTCGGCACGCTGAGTGGCGGGAACCAACAGAAGGTCGCGGTGTCGAAGTGGCTGATGCAGGACGCGAATGTTTTTTTCTTCGATGAACCTACTCGGGGAATCGATGTTGCCGCGCGACAACGTGTTTACCACCTGATGGAATCATTGGCGGAGGCTAGCAAAGCGATTGTGATCGTGAGCAGTGACCTCGAAGAACTTCTCGAGACGTGTGACCGGATTGTAGTGATGTCCGCCGGCAATTTGGTCGCGGAGTTTTTACGTGAGAATTGGTCGCGTGACGCGATCATGCAAGCAGCGTTTTCGGGATATCTAACAAGCGAGACAGCATGAAAACCACAATGCTTCAGTACGGCGGATTGGTCGGGGTGCTCGTCATCCTCATCGTGTTCTTCAGCCTCCAAAGTCAAAGTTTCTTTCAGCCCAGCACGGCGATCCTGATCGCGAATCAGATTCCTGAATTGACATTGATTGCGGTCGGTATGACGTTGGTGTTGGTGATTGGACAGATCGACCTCTCGGTTGGGTCAGTGATGGCGTTGTCGGCGGCGGTGTTGGGCACACTGATGTCCAATCACGACTGGCCTCTGTGGGCTGCCATTCCCGCATGCCTGGTGACTGGTGGCGTTTGCGGATTGTTAACAGGAACGATTTCAGTTTGGTTTCGCGTCCCCTCGTTTATCGTTTCGCTGGGGATGCTGGAGATTGCCAGGGGGGCGACGCGGCGAATCTTAGACTCAAACACTCTTTCAATTGGGCGTGACATTGCTGTTGTCAGCGAACCGATTGACTCGCTGCGATTGTCACCCATTTTCCTGGTTGCGTTGATCAGCGTAGTCGCGGCACAGCTGCTACTCACTCAAACGGTTTTTGGACGCTTTTGTGTCGCGATCGGAACCAATGAAGAGGCGGTGCGGATGTCGGGGATTCGCACCAAGCCTTACGCGATCGGAGTATTTGTGATCAGTGGGGTGCTGTGTGCTCTGGCGGGACTGGCGCCCACTTCGTTGATGGAGGCTGCGGATCCAGGTGCAGGAATTGGGATCGAATTGGCTGCCATCGCCGCGTGCGTGATCGGCGGCACGAGCTTGATGGGAGGCCGCGGAAACGCGATTAGCACTCTGTTAGGTGTCTTGATTATCGCAGTCCTGCAAACAGGACTCAGCCGCATGTCGGTTGATGATGAAAATAAACAAATCGTAACAGGCACGGTGATTATCGCTGCGGTTCTACTCGATACGCTACGACAAAACTGGAACAGAGGTCGTCAATAGCGTATGAGGATCGGCGATTGCGGTCACAGTATTGCGAGCGGATTCCGTTTCGCTTCCAAGGTTCCTCGGGTGACGCCCACGCGATTGTCGGCTGCCAAAGTTCGCCATACGTCAGGGCCGCTGACCTGACCGTCGAGTAATTGACGATATAATCGCACCATTTTCTCAGCTTGAGCTGCCGACTCATCGAGCAGTTCCACTCGAAACCAACCGATTTGGCGGTTGATCAATGATCCGACAACATCAGCAGCGCTTTGAGGAGTGGCGTTGAAGAGTGTGTTGCGACATGCGATATCGGCTTGCAAGACATGCATCTTGCCAACGCGATCCCGCAACTGCACCACGTGTCGATCGCAGGGACGACCGCAATTGGTTTTATTGGTTCCTGGCGATAACACACTGCAGAACACACAGTGCTCCATATGAAACATGGGCATGTGTTGGTGCATGACCACTTCGATCCAACTGCCGGGCGTCGCGGCGATGAGGCTGTCGAGTTGATCTGCATTGAGATCGTAGGATGCGGTAACTCGCTGAACTCCTCGCCCGATCAACCATTCCGCCGCACGATGGTTGGCAACATTGAGGGAGAAATCAGCCACCGTTGGAATACGTGCCGTGACGGCGGCGTCGATGGCGGCTAGATTTCTCGCCAAAACACCGTCAGGCTCATATTTCAGAATCTGTCGGATCAGGCCCATCTCGCCAGGTTTCTGCATTCGAATCGAGGCAATCCAGGTCGACACACCAGCCGCCCGACCGATGCGCACGGCATCACGATGAATTCGGACGTCGTGGAAGTCCGCGATCACGTTATCAACTCCCATCCCAACCGCCGTTTCGAGTTGTTGCAGGGTTCGGCAAAGTACCGCTAGTTTGGGTGCGACATCGCCCGCTCTCTTCGCATCATCTCGCATACCCCGGATCAACGATTGCCCTCGCTGCACGTCGACGTGGCGAACGGGGCATTCTTCAAGCTTTTTCCCAAGTTGCTCCACGACTTCCCGCCGAGCCGAGTTGATCATCGCAAGCGGAACGATGGGGGCGCCTGAGATCTCGGCGTCCAACCGACCAAGATGAAACACCGTTCCGCCAAGTCTGCCGAGTTTGTCGATAAGCACCTCGCGCGTAATCGCATGCTTGCGCGCGGGTTCGAGAGGTGAGTCAGAGATCACTTCGACGTGAATGGGCTCGCTGTCTTCGTCATGCGGACTCGCGGGTACAAATCCTGTCATTCGCAGCGGTTCGCCCACTTTCGCCTCGACGCGAAAATCAATGGGGCGAGTGCGTCGAGGCTTTCCACCGAACGTTGCCGCCAGCTTCTTGTTAAGTTTGGGGTCGTCGTTCTTGAACACGATTGCATCGTCTTCAATGCGGAGGAAATCGATGGAGTCGCGTGCAAAACCGATCCACACATCACTTCCCGCCACCGCAGTCTTCAGCTTCTCGTTCGCCCCCTTGCTAGCAGCAGATTTCTGCCGACGATGGTGGAGTGCCAGCGAGTAAATCCGCCCGCCCTGATGATTGTCGGCAAAACCGCTGCCGGCATACGCATCATCACGGGATGTTGGTGGTTGCGAAGCGATTGCGAGTCCATCACCGAGGGAAACATCGGCGGCAAGAGTCAAACGGATTTCGTCTCCGCGAATATCCGCGACTTGGCCGAGTACGATCCCCTGCTTAGCTGCTCGCACTCCCGGCACGAGCCGCTTGTGGTCGTTGCCCTCCAGCCAGCCCGGGGCAAAACCACGCGAAAAGGACAATTCCATTTCCTGCCGATCCTGCGCACTCATGTGTACGACACCTTGAGCGACGGCTTGGTCGATCGCACGGCGGTAGTGCCCTGTGATATTGGCAACGTATTCCGGGGTCTTCAAACGCCCCTCAATTTTCAAGCTATTCACCCCGGCGGCAATCATATCGGGAATCGCTGCGTAGCCCGCCAAATCCTGCGGCGAGAGCAAGTACCTAACGTCGCCGAGGTTCTGATCCTCGCCATCACACACCAGGTCATAGGGCAGTCGGCAGGCTTGGGCACACTGCCCCCGGTTCGCACTCCTCCCGCCGAGAGATTCACTCGTCAAGCATTGGCCAGAATATGCCACGCACAAAGCACCATGGATGAAGGCCTCCAGCGGCATGGACGTCGCCGCGCGGATTTTGCTGATTTCCGCGATCGACAACTCCCGCGCGAGGACAACTCGTGTCAGTCCGAGATCTGCTGCAACGGCGATTGTTTCCGCCGAGGTTAAGCTCATCTGCGTCGATGCGTGAATTTCCAACTCGCTGCAGATCGCACGGACGATTCGAGCCACGCCGAAATCCTGTACGAGAACCGCATCCACCCCGGCCTCAGCGATCGCCGCGACGACTTCGATGAGCGACTGCATCTCGCTAGGAAAAACGAGTGTGTTGAGAGTGACATATCCACGCACCCCCCGGCGGCGAAGCATGTGCATCAATGCGGGCAAATCACCCAAACCAAAATTTGCTGCCCGCGAACGGGCATTGAAGCCCCGGTCGACACCGAAATAAATTGCATCAGCACCGTTTTCGACAGCGGCATCGGCGCAGTCCCAGCTGCCCGCTGGAGACAATAGTTCGGGAGGGGTGATAGCAGGCCGGTTTTCGCGAATAGGTTCCATTTCCTCAGGATACCCGTTAATCGCAGCACGCCCAGAGCCAACTGGGAGATTCGGTGGCGTGATTTTTCGAGTCGAAGGGAAGCGTCTGCGCGGAGCGAAGCCTCCACCACTCGGCCGCAGGTCAGAGACCGCAGCTCCTAAGCTGCCTGGATGAGATGCGTCAGACGTCCGACGATGCGTGGCGCGTCGAAGCTTCGATTGTCCCGGACATGCATCCTCGCGTGTCTGTCCCGTTAGCTGGCATGGCGGAACAACTAAGATCTTCGTATACTGCGTGAAACTCTCCATGAGAAAGGACTCACATGGCCCAGCTTGACGCATTTCAACGACCGATTCGCATTCGCCGCGTCCACAGCGGTTTCACGATTTTCGAGTTGCTCGTTGCGGTTGCAATCATCGGCATCTTGGCGGCGTTGCTGTTGCCGGCGATAGGTGCTGCTCGTGAATCAGCGCGGCGGATTCAGTGTGTAAGCCACCTTCGTGAAGTCGGTTTGGCGTTGCACAACCATCATCATGCGATGCAGCGATTGCCCACAGGATGGAGATTTGACCCATCGAATCGCTCTGCCACTGGATGGGCGGTCGCATTGCTGCCTTATCTGGGGCAAACTGCGCTTGCTGACCGGGTTGATGTAAACAAAACGGTTGACGACCCGGTACATGCGATGGCCCGCGAGACGACACTGGATGTCTTGCTCTGCCCCTCCGATATCGCCGAGCCCAACTTTCGTTTGTTTGCCGAAAGTGAGTTCGGGGGCGATGAGGGGTTGGCTGATCGATGGAGCGGGGCTGAGCCCGAGATGCTGGTGCAGCTTCCGACAGCCAATTACGTTGGGATGTTTGGAACGATCGAAGCGGATGATTCCATCCCGGCTCCGCTGGGCGACGGCAGTTTTCTAGAGAATCGCTCGACCCAATTTCGCGATTTCCAGCGTGGCCTGTCCAACACGATCGTGGTGGGCGAGCGAACGATGAAACAAGTACCTTCGACATGGTTGGGTGTGAGCCTACGAGGTGAGGATGCGGCAGCCCGGCTTGTGGGTTCGGCGCTTGAGGGAATTAACAATCCTCTGGCTGATGAGGCAGATTTTTCCAGCCGACATCCCGATGGTGCCAACTTTCTCTGGGGCGACGGTCACGTCAGTTTCGTAACGCGACACGTTGATTTAGACCAATACCATCGCTGGGCGCGGATACGCCTGGATCCCAACAATCGATAAGACCTGATTGATCACTTTCAAATGAGAGCCAGACGTCATGCCACGCGCATTGAAACAGCACATGGAATTAACGAAATGCGAAGCCGAAGTCATGGACGTCGTGTGGGCGAAGGAATGCGTCACAGTCCACGACGTTGTGGATGCCGTCGACCGTGAATTGGCGTACACGACGGTGATGACGACAATGAAAATACTCGAAGGGAAACAGTTCCTGCTTCGCGGCGAGAAACGAGGTCGAGCGTTCACGTACACCCCGAGAGTATCACGAGAGCAGGTGCGAGCAGGGATGCTGAAGTCCCTGATGGATCAGCTATTTGGCGGCTCGGCCCGATCACTCGTATTGAGCCTTGTCCAGTCATCCGCTGTCTCGCCGGAAGACATTGAAGCGGTCAAGAAAGCTGCAGCCGAACTAGGAGACGCCTAATGGACTCGATGCAGAGTCTGGAGGTTGCCAGTTCCCTGTCCATGCAGCTCGCGGTGGTCGTAACGGCGACGATTGTATTGCAACATTGGCTTGGCGATGCCCGAGCAGCATGCCGACTTTGGACGCTGTGCTTCGTGGGTGTGCTGGGACTCATTGGCGCTGCCTTGCTATTGCCGCACCGGCGCATATTTGACTTTCCAATTTCCGGTGACGCACAAGTCATGCTATTGGTCTTCCGTTGCCAAACCGCCATTGCAACCACCCTGTTGATGATTTGGGCAACAGGCGTTTTTGTGCTGATAACTCGGCGACTTTGGCTCAGTTTCCAACTGAGTCAGTTTCTCTCCGACCAATGCGTGGAACTAGATGTTGCAGTGTGGCGAGGTCGCTTTGGCTTGGATTTCGCACGACGTACGCGTCTGCTCGTTTCGGACAAAGTTCACGGCCCGTTCTGCTGGCAACTGCACCGCCCCACCATTGTCCTGCCCCGAGAGTTGCTCTCGGAGGATGAGGCAACGCTGCGACACGTGCTCCTGCATGAAGTATCGCACTTGCAAACCAGCCATCCAATGCAGCATTTTCTCCAAGGCGTCTGCTCCATTATTTTCTGGTTTCATCCTGCGATGTGGTTCGCCGCAAGGGACGCGGACTTGACCCGCGAGTTCCTCTGTGACGAGGTAGCCGCGACCGCGTCGGGCAAGATCAGTGCTTATCTGCGAACTCTGGCAAAGGTCGCCGAGTACAGCGGAAGCAAGCCCGATGTGGAGGTGCCCCGTGGCACCTTAGCGTTTGGAAACCAAAAGAGTGCCCTGCTGAAACGCAGCGATCGCTTGGTTCGTTTAGCCGGTCACGCTGACCAACCCCATCGATGGCGCGGCCTGGCGGCCACCACGGGATTGCTACTGCTAATTGTCGTGGTCCAGCAGCTTTGGCTGCCGACCAATGTACTCGCATCAAGTCGCAGTCAGTGGTCGCCCTGGCCGACTTGGTCAGCGAACCTATGCCACGATGCATTCGGCATTTGCGTCCGCGATTACGAGTCATTCGAAGCACGCTCGCAACTCCATGAATGGATTTCGCAGTGCGATTCATGACGGGTCAGCCTTATTGATTGGCAATTGCTCGAACTACTGAATATTTCGCATTTCGGGGTTGCAGCGTGAGAGACGTCACGTTTATTCTCTGGAAAACTACTAACTCTTTCGTAACTAGGGAGTGCATGGATGCACCCGCTCACATCCCGTTCTCAATCTGAACACCCTTCGCTGTCGCTTGTTCTTCCCGCCTGGAACGAATGTGAAATAATCACAACGGCGATCCAAGAAGCCGACGAGGCGCTTCGCGGCATCACGGACACCTACGAAATCATCGTGGTCGACGATGGCAGTATTGATGGGACTGCAGAGTTAGTTCAGCGGGTGGCCGAAACAAATCCTGCGGTGAAGCTTGTGCGACACTCTCCCAATCAGGGCTATGGGGCTGCACTGCGAAGCGGATTTGCCGCCGCGTCGATGGACTTGGTGGGCTTCACTGATGCAGACTGCCAGTTCGATCTGACGGAACTGGATCGCTTCATGCTCTTGTCGCAGCGGTATGACGTTGTCTGCGGCTATCGGATTGACCGCAAAGACACGCCGCTACGATGT
This genomic window from Allorhodopirellula heiligendammensis contains:
- a CDS encoding M56 family metallopeptidase produces the protein MDSMQSLEVASSLSMQLAVVVTATIVLQHWLGDARAACRLWTLCFVGVLGLIGAALLLPHRRIFDFPISGDAQVMLLVFRCQTAIATTLLMIWATGVFVLITRRLWLSFQLSQFLSDQCVELDVAVWRGRFGLDFARRTRLLVSDKVHGPFCWQLHRPTIVLPRELLSEDEATLRHVLLHEVSHLQTSHPMQHFLQGVCSIIFWFHPAMWFAARDADLTREFLCDEVAATASGKISAYLRTLAKVAEYSGSKPDVEVPRGTLAFGNQKSALLKRSDRLVRLAGHADQPHRWRGLAATTGLLLLIVVVQQLWLPTNVLASSRSQWSPWPTWSANLCHDAFGICVRDYESFEARSQLHEWISQCDS
- the rbsK gene encoding ribokinase, which gives rise to MTVRTPKLVVLGSINMDLVVRCTAIPTPGQTVMASSSNEFCGGKGANQAVAASMVNAQVDMIGCVGSDAFADRLIENLRQHRVGTEHIERSGEASSGLAVIAVDDRGQNSIMVVAGANACITRDQVENARALIASSDVLLVQLEIPIEAVLTGIQIAKEEGVRVILDPAPALTHCPAELFQVDLICPNESEAAAMVGHAVDTYETAISAAHTLQSRGALHVAVTMGDKGTILLTGSDHHVVPAFDINAVDSTAAGDAFAGALAVHWSEHGCLVDAVRFANAAGALAASRRGAQSSMASYHEIETLWRTKK
- a CDS encoding nucleoside hydrolase, yielding MVFSTIITPSAILIGAILAITVRADDSLQRPVPFIFDTDIGNDCDDVLAMGVIHALQSRGECKLLAVTTTKDHELAAPFVDAINTFYGRGDIPIGVCRSGVTPGAGRFNILAAERDDNDFRYPHDLVSGQEAPAAVAVLRKALASQQDGSVVIAQVGFSTNLANLLASSPDEHSDLDGKSLVKKKVRLLSIMAGAFTTDHREYNIVKDIPAAKIIASQWPTPILWSGYEVGLALPYPHASIELDYAYAPHHPLAEAYVLYNPPPHDRPTWDLTSVLQAVRPDHGYFDLSAPGRVSVADDGRTTFSEEDNGRDRYLIIGDHQKSRAIEALVQLSSQPPTQQ
- a CDS encoding ABC transporter permease yields the protein MKTTMLQYGGLVGVLVILIVFFSLQSQSFFQPSTAILIANQIPELTLIAVGMTLVLVIGQIDLSVGSVMALSAAVLGTLMSNHDWPLWAAIPACLVTGGVCGLLTGTISVWFRVPSFIVSLGMLEIARGATRRILDSNTLSIGRDIAVVSEPIDSLRLSPIFLVALISVVAAQLLLTQTVFGRFCVAIGTNEEAVRMSGIRTKPYAIGVFVISGVLCALAGLAPTSLMEAADPGAGIGIELAAIAACVIGGTSLMGGRGNAISTLLGVLIIAVLQTGLSRMSVDDENKQIVTGTVIIAAVLLDTLRQNWNRGRQ
- a CDS encoding U32 family peptidase, with translation MEPIRENRPAITPPELLSPAGSWDCADAAVENGADAIYFGVDRGFNARSRAANFGLGDLPALMHMLRRRGVRGYVTLNTLVFPSEMQSLIEVVAAIAEAGVDAVLVQDFGVARIVRAICSELEIHASTQMSLTSAETIAVAADLGLTRVVLARELSIAEISKIRAATSMPLEAFIHGALCVAYSGQCLTSESLGGRSANRGQCAQACRLPYDLVCDGEDQNLGDVRYLLSPQDLAGYAAIPDMIAAGVNSLKIEGRLKTPEYVANITGHYRRAIDQAVAQGVVHMSAQDRQEMELSFSRGFAPGWLEGNDHKRLVPGVRAAKQGIVLGQVADIRGDEIRLTLAADVSLGDGLAIASQPPTSRDDAYAGSGFADNHQGGRIYSLALHHRRQKSAASKGANEKLKTAVAGSDVWIGFARDSIDFLRIEDDAIVFKNDDPKLNKKLAATFGGKPRRTRPIDFRVEAKVGEPLRMTGFVPASPHDEDSEPIHVEVISDSPLEPARKHAITREVLIDKLGRLGGTVFHLGRLDAEISGAPIVPLAMINSARREVVEQLGKKLEECPVRHVDVQRGQSLIRGMRDDAKRAGDVAPKLAVLCRTLQQLETAVGMGVDNVIADFHDVRIHRDAVRIGRAAGVSTWIASIRMQKPGEMGLIRQILKYEPDGVLARNLAAIDAAVTARIPTVADFSLNVANHRAAEWLIGRGVQRVTASYDLNADQLDSLIAATPGSWIEVVMHQHMPMFHMEHCVFCSVLSPGTNKTNCGRPCDRHVVQLRDRVGKMHVLQADIACRNTLFNATPQSAADVVGSLINRQIGWFRVELLDESAAQAEKMVRLYRQLLDGQVSGPDVWRTLAADNRVGVTRGTLEAKRNPLAIL
- a CDS encoding sugar ABC transporter ATP-binding protein; amino-acid sequence: MDPPPPLLVVDRLIKRYGAVTVLDDVHLGIAAGEIHALLGANGAGKSTLCKIISGLTAASGGAMQFDGLEYVPRDKQAAETRGIQIVQQELNLIGSLSVAENLLLTRMPIRYGFINRRSLHHQARVALDRLGLSDIDTHAKVDSLGVGHQQMVEIAAALDQQCRLLILDEPTAALSGRETDRLFEHLHKLRDRGVAVIYISHRLQEVSRLADRVTFLRDGKVVCTRHTSTLSTPEMVELMSGDDSVSHLSNFRSYATERTALRVVDLIRDNVVKKVSFSVHDGERLGIAGLVGSGRTELLRAIFGADPCTSGEVYLRDQTQPCQFRHPADAVRAGIAMVTEDRKQNGLLLPQAIRVNASLVVHGQSERCGGSCMMEAPAGQAMTDRDVVRPHSLRRRLSRFGWICKAREQTAAKQTVEQLEIRCASIEQSVGTLSGGNQQKVAVSKWLMQDANVFFFDEPTRGIDVAARQRVYHLMESLAEASKAIVIVSSDLEELLETCDRIVVMSAGNLVAEFLRENWSRDAIMQAAFSGYLTSETA
- a CDS encoding DUF1559 domain-containing protein, giving the protein MAQLDAFQRPIRIRRVHSGFTIFELLVAVAIIGILAALLLPAIGAARESARRIQCVSHLREVGLALHNHHHAMQRLPTGWRFDPSNRSATGWAVALLPYLGQTALADRVDVNKTVDDPVHAMARETTLDVLLCPSDIAEPNFRLFAESEFGGDEGLADRWSGAEPEMLVQLPTANYVGMFGTIEADDSIPAPLGDGSFLENRSTQFRDFQRGLSNTIVVGERTMKQVPSTWLGVSLRGEDAAARLVGSALEGINNPLADEADFSSRHPDGANFLWGDGHVSFVTRHVDLDQYHRWARIRLDPNNR
- a CDS encoding sugar ABC transporter substrate-binding protein translates to MRAGLLILVLLCGCSARDTDRDASGHAGAGAGNNKPRVALIMKSLANEFFSTMADGATTHQREHAEQYDLVVNGIKDERDLSRQVELVQEMVASGVNAIVIAPADSKALIPALRRAMAAGIVVINIDNKLDEKMLKSEGLSIPFVGPDNRAGAQAVGDYLAGKLTPGDAVCILEGLQTSENGQQRKAGFETAMNEAGMKIVDSQSAEWEMSKANTIASSMLSEHPEIKAILAANDSMAMGAIAATKSVGRAGDVLIVGFDNIAAVQEAIRGGKILATADQHGDQLAVFGIEAALNSLSDAETELKNVETPVDLVTAESLANDSASEEL
- a CDS encoding BlaI/MecI/CopY family transcriptional regulator, producing the protein MPRALKQHMELTKCEAEVMDVVWAKECVTVHDVVDAVDRELAYTTVMTTMKILEGKQFLLRGEKRGRAFTYTPRVSREQVRAGMLKSLMDQLFGGSARSLVLSLVQSSAVSPEDIEAVKKAAAELGDA